AATGACTCTTCGCTAGAATTCATCTGATGTAAAGCCGTTCGCAAAATCGTACTCGAAGTATGAACCGTGTACGGAAAATAGACAACTTTCACGCCCACTTCTGCAAAGTCGCGCTCCAAGGTAAGTCCTTTGAACGTACCTTTCCAGTCGTCGCCCTTGAAGAAGATGTTAAATGGAGTCTGCCGCCAGGTGTCCAACTTATTTGGCAAGAATTCCTCTACGGCCTCATCTACCAATCCGATATTGCGGACAATTTCCAAGCGTTCTGCCAGTGGAATGACAGGCGCACGACCC
The Arthrobacter alpinus genome window above contains:
- a CDS encoding adenylyltransferase/cytidyltransferase family protein, which translates into the protein MTKRIGYAAGAFDLFHVGHLNLLRQAKAHCDYLIAGVVADDLLIATKGRAPVIPLAERLEIVRNIGLVDEAVEEFLPNKLDTWRQTPFNIFFKGDDWKGTFKGLTLERDFAEVGVKVVYFPYTVHTSSTILRTALHQMNSSEESFRIQTVPWVKNLKR